A genome region from Setaria italica strain Yugu1 chromosome III, Setaria_italica_v2.0, whole genome shotgun sequence includes the following:
- the LOC101761741 gene encoding putative cyclin-dependent kinase F-2: MQQTAAVAAVGDHTAAGVPRKRQRIPIASAQDYEEVCCLGAGSFGVVTKARHRATGETVAIKRHRSTDGRNGELLREARFLDACGGLPFLVGYHGLARDRATTELCLLMEYVGGPTLRDYLRDRRRRHRPPLPESTVRAAMWQLLTGARGMHESRVVHRDIKPANILVGDDHRIVKICDLGLAIYTSEPPPYAQAGTLTYMAPEVLLGKNDYDARVDAWSLGCVMAELLEGWPLFLGNVEAEQLSAIYEVLDDMPDDGHRHDGLRELFPEETLSKDGFEVLSGLLALDAENRLTAEAALKLPWFDNVGALALPKEEEVVTASAMVPKKKKRLLITLPPLPKKPKVF, encoded by the coding sequence ATGCAGCAAACCGCCGcagtcgccgccgtcggagaCCACACCGCCGCAGGAGTGCCCCGCAAGAGGCAGCGCATTCCCATCGCCAGCGCTCAGGACTACGAGGAAGTCTGCTGCCTCGGCGCCGGCAGCTTCGGCGTCGTCACCAAGGCGCGCCATCGCGCCACCGGCGAGACCGTCGCCATCAAGCGCCACCGATCCACCGACGGCCGCAACGGGGAGCTCCTGCGTGAGGCGCGGTTCCTCGACGCCTGCGGGGGCCTCCCTTTCCTCGTCGGCTACCACGGCCTCGCGCGCGACCGCGCCACCACGGAGCTCTGCCTCCTCATGGAGTACGTCGGCGGCCCGACCCTCCGCGACTACCTGCGcgatcggcgccgccgccacaggcCGCCGCTCCCGGAGTCCACGGTTCGCGCCGCGATGTGGCAGCTGCTGACGGGGGCCCGGGGGATGCACGAAAGCCGCGTGGTCCACCGGGACATCAAGCCCGCCAAcatcctcgtcggcgacgaccACCGGATCGTCAAGATCTGCGACCTCGGCCTGGCGATCTACACGTCGGAGCCGCCGCCGTACGCGCAGGCCGGCACGCTGACGTACATGGCGCCAGAGGTGCTGCTGGGGAAGAACGACTACGACGCGCGCGTGGACGCATGGTCGCTGGGCTGCGTCATGGCGGAGCTCCTCGAAGGGTGGCCGCTGTTCTTGGGCAACGTCGAGGCGGAGCAGCTCTCGGCGATCTACGAGGTGCTCGACGACATGCCGGACGACGGCCACCGGCACGACGGGCTGCGCGAGCTCTTCCCCGAGGAGACGCTGTCCAAGGATGGGTTCGAGGTCCTGAGCGGCCTTCTCGCGTTAGACGCTGAGAACCGGCTCACGGCAGAGGCCGCATTGAAGCTGCCGTGGTTTGACAACGTCGGCGCACTGGCGCTgccgaaggaggaggaggtggtaaCCGCGTCGGCGATGgtgcccaagaagaagaagcggctGCTTATCACTCTGCCGCCACTGCCAAAGAAACCTAAGGTCTTCTGA